The Psychromonas sp. MME1 genome window below encodes:
- the rnd gene encoding ribonuclease D produces MQFDMITTQTQLHDFIATLDDSPISLDTEFVRTRTYLANLGLLQISQNNKITLIDPLAITDLSAFWSALNEKKCILHASSEDLEIIREHKGDLNIKLFDTQVACAFLNLGASLGYAKMVETLEGIVVDKGESRTDWCQRPLSAKQINYAAIDVLYLQSCLENLQKRLEEKKMTLFFEQECQMILNQKMQTQDPEKAYKSFNNLFKLDRQGLAVIKALATWRLLTAKSRNLALNFVVKEDHLWLLAHYRPASFEDLHRLHLLPNEIRIHGDTILAIIKEVAQQDPETYPPYVSRLVDFPAYKKTVKAMRSKIQLCAEKYELPVNSSLQNVLLMNI; encoded by the coding sequence ATGCAATTTGACATGATAACGACACAAACACAATTGCATGATTTTATAGCAACACTTGACGATAGTCCTATCTCTCTTGATACCGAATTTGTACGAACACGTACCTATCTTGCCAATCTTGGCCTATTGCAAATATCACAAAATAACAAAATCACCTTAATTGATCCGCTTGCTATTACAGACCTTTCTGCTTTTTGGTCTGCACTCAATGAAAAAAAATGTATTTTGCATGCGAGCAGTGAAGATTTAGAGATTATTCGCGAACATAAAGGTGACTTAAATATTAAGCTATTTGATACGCAAGTAGCCTGTGCTTTCTTAAACCTTGGTGCTTCATTGGGTTATGCAAAAATGGTGGAAACATTAGAGGGAATTGTTGTTGATAAAGGAGAATCACGCACTGATTGGTGCCAACGCCCTTTAAGTGCTAAGCAGATAAATTACGCAGCTATTGATGTTCTCTATTTACAATCTTGCTTAGAAAATTTACAAAAACGTCTTGAAGAGAAAAAAATGACTCTCTTTTTCGAACAAGAGTGCCAAATGATTCTAAATCAAAAAATGCAAACCCAAGATCCTGAAAAAGCATACAAATCATTCAACAACTTGTTTAAATTAGATAGGCAAGGTCTCGCCGTTATTAAAGCGCTAGCAACATGGCGTTTGCTCACGGCTAAATCACGTAATCTAGCGCTAAATTTTGTTGTAAAAGAAGACCACCTTTGGTTATTGGCTCATTATCGCCCAGCTTCGTTTGAAGATTTACACCGTCTACATTTGCTACCAAACGAGATTCGCATTCATGGCGATACAATTTTAGCTATCATTAAGGAAGTTGCTCAACAAGATCCGGAAACATACCCCCCCTATGTTTCGCGTCTCGTGGATTTTCCAGCCTACAAAAAGACAGTTAAAGCAATGCGCAGTAAAATTCAACTGTGCGCGGAAAAATATGAATTACCGGTGAACTCATCGCTTCAAAACGTATTATTAATGAATATTTGA
- the leuD gene encoding 3-isopropylmalate dehydratase small subunit — protein sequence MQPYIKHTSIAALMDRSNVDTDQIIPKNFMKKVERTGFGINLFHNWRYLADNVTPNPEFELNKPAFQGAKILVAGENFGCGSSREHAPWAIADYGFNTIISTSFADIFYSNCFKNSILPIKVSEDELDALMAEIAANEGVQFTVDLAAQKVTTPGGLDISFDVDAFRKESLLEGLDDIAWTLKHEDKITAFEEKQKQALPWLWN from the coding sequence ATGCAACCATATATTAAACACACTAGTATCGCTGCGTTAATGGATCGTAGTAATGTTGATACAGACCAAATCATTCCAAAAAACTTTATGAAAAAAGTAGAGCGTACAGGTTTTGGTATCAATTTATTTCATAACTGGCGTTACCTTGCTGATAATGTCACTCCTAATCCCGAATTTGAATTAAATAAGCCTGCTTTCCAAGGTGCTAAAATTTTAGTTGCGGGTGAAAACTTTGGCTGTGGTTCATCGCGTGAACATGCGCCATGGGCAATCGCTGACTATGGTTTTAATACCATTATTTCTACTAGTTTTGCCGATATTTTTTATAGCAACTGTTTTAAAAATAGTATTTTACCTATTAAAGTCAGCGAAGATGAATTAGATGCATTAATGGCTGAAATTGCGGCTAATGAAGGTGTACAATTTACGGTTGACCTAGCTGCGCAAAAAGTCACAACACCAGGTGGTCTTGATATTAGCTTTGACGTTGATGCATTCCGTAAAGAGTCATTACTTGAAGGTCTTGATGATATTGCGTGGACGTTAAAACATGAAGATAAAATCACTGCCTTTGAAGAGAAACAGAAACAAGCTTTACCTTGGTTGTGGAATTAA
- the xseB gene encoding exodeoxyribonuclease VII small subunit translates to MALKKPENMLYEEAITELQTIVNHLENGDLPLEDALKQFERGISLARSNSQKLQDAQQQVKILMQQDEQAVLQPFNG, encoded by the coding sequence ATGGCATTAAAGAAACCTGAAAATATGCTTTATGAAGAAGCAATTACTGAATTACAAACTATTGTGAATCACTTAGAAAACGGCGATCTACCTTTAGAGGATGCGTTAAAACAATTTGAAAGAGGCATTTCGCTCGCTCGCAGTAACTCGCAAAAGTTGCAAGATGCCCAACAACAGGTAAAAATATTAATGCAACAAGACGAACAAGCGGTTTTACAACCATTTAATGGTTAA
- the leuC gene encoding 3-isopropylmalate dehydratase large subunit translates to MTKTMYEKIWDAHLVHEPESGSPLLYVDRHLMHEVTSPQAFEGLKLQNRAVRNRHSILGTIDHCIPTVDRTNIVDVIAKKQVDTMTANCASHNINLYGLDSLNNGVIHIVVPEHGFVHPGMVVCCGDSHTATHGAFGALAFGIGTSEVEHIMATQTLQQKKAKTMLVKVEGKLSKFATAKDIALAIIAETGTAGGTGYVMEFAGDTITDLSMEGRMTLCNMAIEAGARAGLVAPDQKTFDYLEGKEFAPKGADWDAAVAYWKSIPSDENAQFDATITLKAEDIAPQVSWGTSPEQVVAVNAVVPAPSDFENEVKAQACESALKYMDIKAGQKITDINVDIVFIGSCTNGRIEDFRAAAELLKGKKVAAGVQAIAVPGSFPVKFQAEKEGLDKVFVEAGWEWRDPGCSMCLAMNGDELKDGQRSASTSNRNFEGRQGKGGRTHLVSPAMAAAASIAGHFVDIRDWK, encoded by the coding sequence ATGACTAAAACAATGTATGAAAAAATCTGGGATGCTCATTTGGTGCATGAACCAGAATCAGGTTCACCACTTCTTTATGTTGACAGACATTTAATGCACGAAGTAACCAGTCCTCAAGCATTCGAAGGCCTGAAATTACAAAATCGAGCAGTGCGTAATCGACACAGTATTCTCGGCACCATCGATCATTGTATCCCTACTGTCGATCGTACCAACATTGTTGATGTTATTGCCAAGAAACAAGTTGATACAATGACCGCTAACTGTGCATCTCATAATATCAATCTGTATGGATTAGATAGCCTAAATAATGGTGTTATCCATATTGTTGTTCCAGAGCATGGCTTTGTTCATCCCGGTATGGTTGTTTGTTGTGGTGATAGCCATACGGCAACTCACGGCGCATTTGGTGCATTGGCCTTTGGTATAGGCACCTCTGAAGTTGAACATATAATGGCGACACAGACATTACAACAGAAGAAAGCGAAAACGATGCTTGTTAAAGTCGAAGGTAAACTTTCTAAATTTGCAACCGCAAAAGATATCGCCCTTGCTATTATTGCTGAAACAGGGACTGCTGGTGGTACGGGATACGTCATGGAATTTGCTGGCGATACCATTACCGATTTGTCGATGGAAGGGCGTATGACGCTCTGTAATATGGCAATCGAAGCGGGTGCGCGTGCAGGGCTTGTTGCTCCAGATCAAAAAACCTTTGATTACTTAGAAGGTAAAGAATTTGCTCCTAAGGGCGCTGATTGGGATGCTGCTGTTGCTTATTGGAAGAGTATTCCTTCAGACGAAAATGCACAATTTGATGCAACGATTACATTAAAAGCAGAAGATATTGCACCACAAGTTTCTTGGGGGACATCACCTGAGCAAGTCGTTGCTGTAAATGCTGTCGTTCCTGCGCCTTCTGATTTTGAAAATGAAGTAAAAGCACAGGCATGTGAAAGTGCGCTTAAATACATGGATATTAAAGCGGGGCAAAAAATTACAGATATTAATGTGGATATCGTCTTTATTGGTTCATGTACTAATGGACGTATTGAAGATTTCCGTGCGGCGGCTGAATTACTCAAAGGTAAAAAAGTAGCTGCAGGTGTTCAAGCTATCGCAGTACCGGGATCTTTCCCTGTTAAATTCCAAGCGGAAAAAGAAGGCTTAGATAAAGTATTTGTTGAAGCTGGATGGGAATGGCGCGATCCAGGATGTTCTATGTGTTTAGCAATGAATGGCGATGAGTTAAAAGACGGTCAACGTAGTGCTTCTACATCAAATCGTAACTTCGAAGGTCGTCAAGGTAAGGGCGGACGTACTCACCTTGTTTCTCCTGCGATGGCAGCAGCTGCATCTATTGCAGGCCACTTCGTTGATATTCGTGATTGGAAATAG
- a CDS encoding DUF3010 family protein, with translation MRVCGVELTGNEAIIGIIQLKGGLYDVPAVRTTKLTLGDAINTEPLKKFQFDFSQLMKDYQVDTVVIRQRDLKGKFAGNPLSFKIEAALQLMSDVKVLVLSPAYIKEGLAKAQVKPEARELGLKQFQETALLTAFAYLEHQAAN, from the coding sequence ATGCGTGTTTGTGGGGTTGAGTTAACGGGGAATGAAGCGATAATTGGTATCATTCAATTAAAAGGGGGGCTCTATGATGTGCCAGCCGTCAGGACAACTAAATTAACGTTAGGCGATGCAATCAATACTGAGCCACTTAAAAAATTTCAGTTTGATTTTTCACAATTAATGAAAGATTACCAAGTGGATACGGTTGTTATTAGGCAGCGTGACTTAAAGGGCAAATTTGCTGGAAATCCACTTAGTTTTAAAATTGAAGCTGCGTTACAGCTGATGAGTGATGTTAAGGTGCTTGTGCTTTCTCCTGCTTATATTAAAGAAGGTTTAGCGAAAGCGCAGGTAAAACCAGAAGCAAGAGAATTGGGGTTAAAGCAGTTTCAAGAAACCGCATTGTTAACTGCTTTTGCTTACTTAGAGCACCAAGCGGCCAATTAA
- a CDS encoding alpha-isopropylmalate synthase regulatory domain-containing protein yields MIQPNVVQLMDTTLRDGEQTQAVSFSPAEKVSIAKALLQKLKIDRIEVASARVSEGEKEAVSKLNRWASGEGLVDKIEVLGFVDHTLSVDWITDTGGKVLNLLAKGSLKHCTEQLGKTLDEHVSDIKQTIAYAKQKGLKVNIYLEDWSNGYQDSPEYVFAMVSQLEHEGIGHFMLPDTLGVMSPDDVFTSLSDMIGRFPHLQFDFHPHNDYGLATANALFAVKAGVASIHCTMNCLGERAGNASLTEVAVVLQDKLGKKVNIDESEIHNLSQLVENFSGKRIADNTPIVGADVFTQTSGIHADGDRKGGLYITALTPERFARSRSYALGKMSGKASLMKNLETMDIELDDEQQKKLLKRIVRLADQKSSISPDDLPFIIADMLERNDYNYVELLNCSINSGLELESTVSIRVRVADEIYKTSGSGNGGFDAFISAMKKVLDKDGFQFPELIDYELRIPPGGKTNALTECRVTWSDGDSQFTTRGVNANQVLAGIAATIRMINLKFHKE; encoded by the coding sequence ATGATACAGCCCAACGTTGTACAATTAATGGATACTACATTACGCGATGGCGAACAAACTCAAGCGGTTTCATTTTCTCCTGCTGAAAAGGTTAGTATTGCTAAGGCTTTGTTACAAAAATTAAAAATAGATCGTATTGAAGTCGCTTCTGCACGTGTCTCTGAAGGTGAAAAAGAGGCCGTTAGCAAGCTTAATCGCTGGGCAAGTGGCGAAGGGCTTGTTGATAAAATCGAAGTACTTGGCTTTGTCGACCATACATTAAGTGTTGATTGGATAACAGATACAGGTGGAAAAGTTTTAAATCTATTGGCAAAAGGTAGCTTAAAACATTGTACTGAGCAGTTAGGCAAAACTCTTGATGAACATGTTTCTGATATAAAACAGACGATCGCCTATGCCAAGCAAAAAGGGTTAAAAGTTAATATTTATCTCGAGGATTGGTCAAATGGCTATCAAGACAGTCCTGAATATGTTTTTGCAATGGTAAGTCAATTAGAGCATGAAGGCATTGGCCACTTTATGCTACCTGACACATTAGGGGTCATGTCTCCCGATGATGTGTTTACAAGTCTAAGTGATATGATTGGACGTTTTCCGCATCTGCAATTTGATTTCCATCCGCATAATGATTATGGCTTAGCCACTGCTAATGCGCTGTTTGCCGTTAAAGCGGGTGTTGCTTCAATCCATTGCACCATGAACTGCTTAGGTGAGCGGGCGGGCAATGCGTCACTCACTGAAGTTGCCGTTGTTTTACAGGATAAATTGGGTAAAAAGGTGAATATTGATGAAAGTGAAATACACAATTTAAGCCAGTTAGTGGAGAATTTTTCAGGTAAACGTATCGCCGATAATACGCCAATTGTCGGTGCCGATGTGTTTACTCAAACCAGTGGAATTCATGCCGATGGTGATAGGAAAGGTGGATTGTATATCACTGCATTAACGCCTGAACGTTTTGCGCGTTCACGCAGTTATGCACTGGGTAAAATGAGTGGTAAGGCTTCGCTTATGAAAAACCTTGAGACGATGGATATTGAACTTGACGATGAGCAGCAGAAAAAATTGTTGAAACGCATCGTTCGCTTAGCGGATCAAAAATCTAGTATTAGTCCCGATGATTTACCATTTATCATTGCAGATATGCTCGAACGCAATGATTATAACTATGTAGAATTGTTAAATTGCTCTATCAACTCTGGATTGGAACTTGAATCAACTGTTAGTATTCGAGTTCGAGTTGCAGATGAGATATATAAAACCAGCGGTAGTGGTAATGGTGGTTTTGATGCTTTTATCAGCGCAATGAAAAAAGTGTTAGATAAAGATGGATTCCAGTTTCCTGAATTAATTGATTACGAATTACGTATTCCCCCAGGTGGAAAAACCAATGCATTAACCGAATGTAGAGTGACTTGGTCAGATGGTGATAGCCAATTTACGACGCGTGGCGTAAATGCTAATCAGGTTTTAGCAGGTATTGCTGCAACTATTCGTATGATAAACCTCAAATTTCATAAGGAGTAA
- a CDS encoding flagellar motor protein MotB, with protein MADQECPKCPPEGLPAWMGTFADLMSLLMCFFVLLLSFSEMDVLKFKQIAGSMKNAFGVQTNLEVKDIPKGTSVIAQEFRPGKPDPTPIEVIMQQTIEMTKAKLDFKEGDSNNSGGQTKIQAPKQDAPDESESDNINEPLDSTDLESQEQQQEEEQQDEAMDEPVENLIQAPGVSADHGLASKVAKDLREEINDGAIEIESLGQQLIIRIREKGAFPSGSAFLQPRFRPVISKVGKVLVDVPGVITISGHTDSEPVHSELYRSNWDLSAQRAVSVAHEMLKVKGMKGKELVVAGYANTKPLTKGKSIAERRRNRRVEIMVMQGEAKESDPIGLPAN; from the coding sequence ATGGCTGATCAGGAATGTCCAAAATGTCCCCCAGAGGGGTTGCCCGCATGGATGGGCACATTTGCTGATTTAATGTCATTGCTTATGTGTTTCTTTGTTTTGCTATTATCATTTTCAGAAATGGATGTGCTCAAATTTAAGCAGATTGCAGGCTCAATGAAAAATGCCTTTGGTGTACAAACAAATTTAGAAGTTAAAGATATTCCAAAAGGTACCTCCGTTATTGCGCAAGAGTTCCGTCCAGGTAAACCAGATCCAACCCCGATTGAAGTTATCATGCAACAAACTATTGAGATGACAAAAGCAAAACTCGATTTTAAAGAGGGTGATTCGAATAATAGCGGTGGACAAACTAAAATCCAAGCACCAAAGCAAGATGCGCCCGATGAAAGTGAGTCAGATAACATTAATGAGCCACTGGATTCAACGGATTTAGAGTCGCAAGAGCAGCAGCAAGAGGAAGAACAGCAAGATGAAGCAATGGATGAGCCTGTCGAAAATCTTATCCAAGCTCCGGGCGTTTCTGCCGATCATGGCTTAGCGAGCAAAGTTGCCAAAGATTTACGTGAAGAGATTAATGATGGTGCTATTGAAATAGAGTCATTAGGTCAGCAGTTAATTATTCGTATTCGTGAAAAAGGGGCATTTCCATCGGGATCTGCTTTTTTACAACCTCGTTTTCGCCCCGTTATTAGCAAAGTTGGCAAGGTACTCGTTGATGTCCCTGGGGTGATTACTATTTCTGGCCATACTGACAGTGAACCTGTTCATTCAGAATTATATCGCTCGAACTGGGATCTTTCCGCACAGCGTGCTGTTTCAGTAGCACATGAAATGTTAAAGGTAAAAGGGATGAAAGGTAAAGAGTTGGTCGTTGCTGGTTATGCGAACACTAAGCCTTTAACTAAAGGGAAAAGTATCGCTGAGCGTCGCCGTAATCGCCGTGTTGAAATCATGGTTATGCAGGGAGAAGCTAAAGAAAGTGATCCGATAGGCTTACCGGCGAATTAA
- a CDS encoding MFS transporter, whose translation MSESQSWLENCKVYLEKRVVILFFFGFSAGLPILLVFSTLSFWLREADVSRASIGFFSWIALAYAFKWIWAPFVDRLALPFLTNWLGRRRAWLLFSQLAIVLSLLGMALSDPQQNLTAFAIFAIIVAYSSATQDIVIDAYRIESAPEKLQAAMAAAYMTGYRLAMIMAGAGSLAIAAWASSSDAYQLSAWSTSYLVMALCMGVGIVTTFICHEPTYQNSQQINAQKLEQKLKYQHLPSILAHFLAWLSIAIIQPFTDFFQRYGKNAILILLLIGSYRISDIVMGIMANPFYVDMGYSKGEVAAISKVFGVIMTLVGAGLGGILLTRYSTYSILFLGAFLVVITNLIFAVLAFVGKDLLLLTAIISMDNISAGIATTAFITYISKLTNIEFSATQYALFSSMMLLFPKFIAGFSGIYVDHWGYINFFISSALIGVPVLGLIILLKKVIES comes from the coding sequence ATGAGCGAATCGCAGTCCTGGCTGGAAAATTGTAAGGTCTACCTTGAAAAACGAGTCGTGATCCTCTTTTTCTTCGGTTTCTCCGCAGGCTTACCAATTTTACTTGTTTTTTCAACACTCTCTTTTTGGTTAAGAGAAGCTGATGTTAGCCGTGCAAGTATCGGTTTTTTTAGTTGGATAGCGCTAGCATATGCATTTAAATGGATATGGGCTCCCTTCGTAGATCGTTTAGCATTACCCTTTCTAACCAACTGGTTAGGACGACGTAGAGCATGGCTATTATTTTCACAACTTGCTATTGTCTTATCACTATTAGGCATGGCTCTAAGCGATCCTCAACAAAATCTTACTGCATTCGCTATTTTTGCTATTATTGTTGCCTATAGTTCTGCTACACAAGATATTGTCATCGACGCCTATCGTATTGAATCTGCTCCAGAAAAGCTTCAAGCAGCGATGGCTGCAGCTTATATGACTGGTTACCGACTTGCCATGATCATGGCGGGAGCTGGCTCTTTAGCAATAGCTGCTTGGGCAAGCAGTAGTGATGCTTATCAATTATCTGCTTGGTCAACATCCTATCTGGTTATGGCGCTATGCATGGGGGTAGGTATTGTTACCACATTCATTTGCCATGAACCCACTTATCAAAACTCACAGCAAATAAACGCACAGAAACTTGAACAAAAATTAAAATACCAACATCTGCCGTCCATCCTCGCTCATTTTTTAGCTTGGTTAAGCATAGCGATAATTCAACCCTTCACTGATTTTTTTCAACGCTATGGCAAGAATGCAATATTGATATTACTTCTCATTGGTAGTTACCGCATATCCGATATTGTCATGGGCATCATGGCTAACCCCTTCTATGTCGATATGGGCTATAGCAAGGGCGAAGTAGCGGCTATATCAAAGGTATTTGGCGTGATCATGACCCTTGTAGGCGCAGGTTTAGGAGGGATTTTATTAACTCGCTATAGCACCTATTCGATACTGTTTTTAGGGGCATTTCTGGTTGTGATCACCAATTTGATTTTTGCTGTCTTAGCTTTTGTTGGAAAAGATTTACTGCTATTAACGGCAATTATCTCGATGGATAATATCAGTGCAGGTATTGCAACAACAGCATTCATTACCTACATTTCTAAACTAACCAATATTGAATTTTCAGCCACGCAATATGCCCTATTTAGTTCAATGATGTTGCTCTTTCCTAAGTTTATTGCTGGTTTTTCAGGGATTTATGTGGATCACTGGGGCTATATAAACTTTTTTATTAGTTCAGCATTAATTGGCGTGCCTGTTTTGGGATTAATTATACTATTAAAAAAAGTGATAGAGTCATAA
- the pomA gene encoding flagellar motor protein PomA produces MDLATLIGLIGSFAFVIMAMILGGNIGMFIDTVSILIVLGGSLFVVMMKYNLSQFIGAVKIAIKAFMFKTDSAEELISKSVEMADAARKGGFLALEEAEINNPFMRKGIDMLVDGHDADVVRSTLENDIRLTAARHESGAEIFKQFGDVAPAMGMIGTLVGLVAMLSNMDDPKSIGPAMAVALLTTLYGAVIANMMAIPISDKLKLRAAEEALNKNLILDGILGIQDGQNPRVIEGVLRNYLPESKRSIDTTDEAGN; encoded by the coding sequence GTGGATTTAGCAACCCTTATTGGCCTCATCGGTAGTTTTGCATTTGTCATCATGGCGATGATATTAGGTGGTAACATTGGGATGTTTATAGACACCGTCTCAATATTAATCGTATTGGGTGGTTCATTATTCGTGGTTATGATGAAATATAATCTCAGCCAGTTTATTGGCGCTGTCAAAATCGCCATAAAAGCGTTTATGTTTAAAACAGACTCTGCGGAAGAGTTGATTAGCAAATCGGTGGAAATGGCTGACGCAGCTCGTAAAGGGGGCTTTTTAGCACTTGAAGAGGCTGAGATTAATAATCCTTTTATGCGTAAGGGGATTGATATGTTAGTCGATGGGCATGACGCTGATGTGGTGAGAAGTACGCTGGAAAATGATATCCGTTTAACGGCAGCAAGGCATGAATCTGGCGCAGAAATATTTAAACAGTTTGGTGACGTTGCTCCTGCTATGGGGATGATCGGTACTTTGGTTGGCTTAGTGGCAATGCTATCTAACATGGATGATCCTAAATCCATTGGACCTGCAATGGCCGTAGCACTATTAACAACACTATACGGTGCCGTTATAGCGAATATGATGGCCATTCCTATTTCTGATAAATTAAAATTAAGAGCGGCGGAAGAAGCGTTGAATAAAAATTTAATTCTTGATGGAATATTAGGTATTCAAGATGGTCAAAATCCACGTGTTATTGAAGGTGTGCTAAGAAATTATTTACCTGAATCAAAACGAAGTATTGATACAACAGATGAAGCGGGTAATTAA